TCTGTGATGATTGACCTTGGCTTTTTCTAACAATTGGCCCTTAGGAATGTCTGGAGCAGCCACATGTACGTCGCTTCGGTCTCGTCGGACACAATGGCACAACCAAAAACTATGGTGCAACGGTGATTATTTACACCAACAAAGGGGATAAACATCATACCATATCTATTCATCTTATACGTGCTGTCGAACATAGTCACATCTCCATACAACTGATAGTCCCGTCGCGACTGTGCATCGCACCAGAACATGCTCTTCAAACGGCTCTCCTTATCGAGCACGTACTCAAAGAAAAAAGTCTGGATCCTTCTCCTTTCTGCTCCTCATAATCCCAATTGTCGTGTTAGCATCACCCTTCGCAATTAACTTCATTTTTTCTCGGCAACATAGGTTGTACACGTCTCGTCTCAGAAACCCACACTTATCATACGAGCCATACCTGCTAATGAAGTTATCGACGATGATATGCTTTCTGATCCCAGCTCCTTCCATCGCCAAGATCTCAGCTATCTGGTGATCTCCCATCACTCGATGTGACCGCAGAAATACCACCTCATCTGGTCTCGCTAACAAATGGTTGTGATCATCCATAAAAGCTGCCACGAACCAAACTCCTCGTCCTTTGTCCAACTTCACGACTAAATGTGCGCCACACTCGCAACGAGTCTCAGGTCTTAGCCTGCGGGTACGGCCCTCCGGGTTTAAAAATTTACTGAGACGTTTTCCTGCCCTCGAGCAAACGTATCGCCTATACCGAACAGTGGTTGAAAgtccttttcctcgtttcacctTATCTTTTCTGATACTGAATCCACGGTCTTTGGCGTAGTTATTATAGATCATGTAGGCCTCCCATTGTGATGCAAATGTCATACCCATAACCTTCAACTCTGTCTCGAGCGCACGTTGCTGGATTTCAGCTTCCTCAATGTCCATATTAGCTCCATCCTCATGCTCATATTCATCATCACCACTTCAACCATCAAAGTTAGCCTACAATATTCCACATAAGCAAGTGTAAGTTGTCATCAACAAGTTTTTATTATTCAATAACATCTTAAATTTTGGACCGAACCTGGCTTATGTTATTCGCGAAAGATTCAACACCATGATTTTCCTCGTTCTAGACGTCAATATCCTCCTGCACATAAAAAAAATCATATGCACATGTAAGTACCATATGTTTCTTCATCCGACGAAAAGATTGTACATGACACTTACGTATTCACTACAAGCACCCTCCTCCTTCTTTTGAAAATCCTCCTCAGGTAAATTATCGTACGCCGACCAGGATTCATTGTCactgccatcatcatcatctttacTATCATTACCATTCGTACGATCAACAGTATCGCTACCATCCCACTCACTCGTGTCCAAAAACAGATCCGTAAATGCAGTTTCTATATCCATTGAATGATCTCACAACCAACACTGCAATATTATAATAAAAATTGATCTATCAATTTTAACTCAACTTAAATATAGATGACAACTTCTTATCTAACAAGTGATTGCACATAATTATTTACAGATACAAATTTTTTTGACAAACTAGACGGCTTACATGGCGTGCACGTGCACTTCGGCCGGCCTGACGTGGCTGCGGACGGCGAGGACGTTCCTGGAGAGGTTGATCACGGAGTTGCGTGCGGCGATGGCGTCCACGTACGCCACGTCACCGCGACGACCTGCACGGAGGCGACATCACGTACGGCGGGCGACTCCAACAACGTTCGCGCCGGCCAGATCCCGGGTGAAGACGGGGAAAATGGTCGGCAATCGGTGGGGAAAGGCGGCGATCGGCCGGACGGGAAGACGTTGGAATTGGCAGCGTGATCACGGCTAGATCGGCGGGGAAAGGCGGCGATCGGCGGGTAAGGGCGGCgatcggcggggcggggcggcgttcGAACGGGCCGCGTGATCAACGCAGGTCGTGGTTTTTTTGTTTCGCACGACGGAGAGAGGGTAGATGCGAGCCGGCCGTATCGGCTCGAGCCGTGCGCTCGGCTCTACCTGTATGGCCACGCCGCATACGACGCGGGATGCGTTAAGCACCGTATGCCCAAAATGCCCTTATACGTTAagcgagggagggggggggggtggtgtaCCGAAGCAGACCTCTTCATGTTATGATTCCGCTGGTTCCATCCGATTCACTTGCATAATGCATTTGGTTGGTAAGAGCTACACACGTCAGGACAGGGACTCCCCACCGAAAACATGTGCAAGCAGTTGGGTGCGTTTGTGATAAACAGAGCAACCACCGCGGGTGAACCTGCAGGATAGCTCAAACTCTCACAGGAGCCTGATCCAGAGCATGGCCGCTGCTCGGTGCTCCTCTTTCCCTGCTCTCTGCgtggtggtagtagtagtagtggtactCATCGGCGGTGGTGGCGCCGAGTCCGCCGCGGACCAAGAAGGCCTCAAAATCCACCTTCACTTCTACTTCCATGAGGTCAACGCCGGCACGCCCAACGCCACCGTCCTCAACGTCGCCAGCCTGCACAGGTAAGCATCCAAAGCTTCGTATGCATCTGCCGGCGCATATCAGATATCACATGTATATTCACGTGGAATAATATGGCGCAGGAACTCGTCGACGTTCGGGGACCTGAACGTGTTCGACAACGCGCTGCGGGCGGGGCCGGACCCAGCGTCGCGGCTCGTTGGCAGGGCGCAGGGCTTGGCGCTCCATGCGTCGCTTGACGAGTCCGGCGGGCTCACGGCCATCACCTTCGCCTTCTCCGACTACGGCGCGTACAGCGGCAGCACGCTGGCGACGCTGGGCCACATCGGGGTGTCTGGCCCGGCGGAGCGGAGCATCGTGGGCGGCACGGGCAAGCTCCGGTTCGCGCGCGGGTACATGGTCAGCAGCCTCCTCAGCTCCACGGACACCTCCATCGTCGTCGTCTTCGACATGTACTTCACCCTGGCCCGCTGACACGCACGCGCGGGGAACCAACGGAGTACAAGGTGTACTTTCGAAGCAAGCTGTTCGAGAGTTGCTGTCATGTGTGCCCCCATAAAAAGAGAGTTGCTGTCATAGTACTACAATCATCGCATAGATTATTACTCATATTTTATTTTCTAGTAGTATATATAAAATAAAAAGGACTGCCCTTGGTTTGGTCAGTGGTGCTTATTGGGAATTGTTTGGTCAAACGTGACTGCCGGAAACTCACATCGGCATGATATATGACAACTATGTGACACATGTGCTAAGCAATCCGAACTATTAAAAGAAACATGATGTATGACAAGTGCCATCCATGGAATATTCCAATGAAATTTTGCAAGGAAAAGACAAATCCGTTCTCAGGGCAGTTAGTGGCGGAGCCACCTCCCGGTTACCCGGGGCAACTGCCCGGGCTCAGCCATGCATTCTGGTTTGAATAATATCAGTAAGTGGAGAGCTAATCATCATTTTATAGGGGCAAACAACTGATAGAcaacaacttcgtgtactttgctGTGGCGAGCTAACCACCATTTTATAGGGGCAAACAACTGATAGACAACAACTCCGTGTACTTTGCTGTGGCTCGCCTGCGgagctggctccgccactgagGGCAGTAGTAGTATACCTAGGGACAAGATTGGCAATGGTTCGAGGGTACTTTTTCCTACGCCTCACCTCCCTGCGAATAGATGGCCAAAATCATTGCTTTGGCCTtttagtcatagtttagcatgatTTGACCTCGGTTCGAAAGTTTGCCCGGATTTAACCCTTTTGGTGACCACCACACAGGCCGGCGATTAGGTTTCATTACATATCACCGTTGCCTTCGGTGGTAGGTTCATAGTCAACGCGTCACTACCCCAGACTACCCTTATGTGGCAATGATCCTACTGCTCTACCCAGCGGCGGTAGGTCATATACCTACGGCGGTAGATCCTTGAAGGAGTAAATGCTTGGGGGTGCGGGTGGGCCACCTGATGGTGTACTATATTGCGGGTGGCCCATCCATGGGCCAGCCTCAGGGCCCAAAATGACCTGATTTTTCGTGAGTGTCAGTTGATACCACGTCGGCTTATTATGAGTATATGTTTGCTTAATTGGCGCATCAGCCAGTGCATGCCTAATTTAATTGGGCTTGACCATCTCTCTCATTGGTGCACGTGGCCATAGTTGGTGGCGCAATTAACTTCTTTCTGTAACTGACTCCAATTCAATTGGGTTTTGGTACGTGAGTTTTGGTCGGGCGGACCAGTATACATTCATGTgggttgggggagggggggggggtacgtCCCCTTCGGCATTCTACATATCTCAGCCACTGTATCAGAGGACATTTCCTGCCCTCAAAGAAACCAGAGGACATTTCTAAAAAAGAAAATCTAAAGTTCAATATCAGAGGACATTTCCTGCCCTCAAAGAAACCAGAGGACATTTCTAAAAAAAAATATCTAAAGTTCAATTGCGGAATAACAATCATGACTATAGTTGAGGAGTCTATATCAACGACTCTTGACACAAAGCTATCACATAAACATCTCAGGTAAGATAATGAACTATCTTAAAAAAGTAGGATAATGATACCAAACCAAGGAAGATCAGTGACACGCCACCAAAAAGTAAAACCATCACATATGGTATTCGGATTGTGCAACTGTCATGCAAGGACCCGTCGGTGACTTGCAAACAACCGAGAAAACTCTCAAGTAAACAGAGGCACCTATAAACATAAGGATATATAGCAATGTCTAGTCATCCATCAAAGCTGCACAGGTCTGCTCTGCGTGATTACTTCCAGTttcttttctctttatttattCTCACCTTTAATACTCAAAGGAGCGAGCAACATATCTTTGACTAAAAAAGTGGAAATTGTCCATGACTCTTTAGATTCACATAATTAAACTGATGGATTGAATACTAGCGCCTGAAACTAACGAGATTATAGATGACTACTTGTTGCAGCAACACATAAAATGTACAATGAAATAGTGAGTACAGCatcaaacagaaacaaaaacaacaacaaataTAGTATTATCTTCTCGAAATAACAATTTGCACACCTTGGATATCCAATTAAGCCCAGAAACACCACCCCTGAGAATAAGGAGTGATAGAAGCCATGAGCAGATATGTACAATGAACTCCTTTGGCTTGACCGGATTAAAACCAAACATCTCTTGCCCCTGTAAGAAATTGTATGAGAAGTATATTGTGCCAACGCGTGAATGAGTGACTAATTAATACAATAACGACAGGAAATCATAGAAGCTCTAAAATAACTAAATAAAAAATATCAATTGTACTGTGCTCAGAGTATTGTTTGACGCGTTTTTGTACCAAAGAAGTTAAATATGTTTTGTAGTACCTGGTATCTTTTTTTTTCTGCTTCTACATGACTAACCCATTTGACTGATTTATTATTTGTACAAGGTTTTTATTATTAGTGCAGGATACCCACGAAAGAGTGAATATGCACACATGGACtagagcatgcatgcatgcatgcctatCTTACGTGATGCATGGCAAAAGTAAAAGAAGTGCCTACTTACTACAAGCATGCATTGAAGACCAGGTATATAGCAGCACGTGCACCTCTTTGCCTGTATGCGGCGGCCGCCGCGACCGGCACATACAGCTACGTACAAATGCCCATATGCCGGCCGGCAAGTGCGCGTACATACCCGAATACCCGTACAACCACTTGAACATAAAATAGAAATTTATGAACTTTGGAGACAGGGTTAGTCACGCGTTTGGCAGATGGATTGACCCACTTGCCGGCGACTTAAACCTAAGATATGGGTAAGCTATACTTTGTTTTGCAGCCGTGGGAGTCAAGAAGCGGAAGGAGAAGATAAGCGCAACCAGTACCAAGATCACGCGTAGCAAACCGGCCGGCTGGATAAGATCCGCCGTTGCAACTACTGCCGAAGATCACGAACGCCATCGCCATCCATCTATCCTCCCGCTGCCTATATAAAGAGGCACAAAGCCATTTGCAAGGGGTCACGCACGGGGAGAGGACGACGACCAGAGAGGAAGGCATCGAGAGACACGCAGGAGAAGACGCGCCCGTGCGACAGCGTCGATGGAGTTGGCATCTTGCCGGAGGAGACGTACATAAAAGATGCTGCTGCGGCGGCGCTGGGGCCGATCAGACGACGAGAAGCGGCAGCGCCCGGGAGGACGACGACTCGGAAGCTGCCCGATCTTGGCCGGCGCGTCGGCAGTGGCAACGACGCCCTCATCaccctctttcttttctttgtcGTTGTTTTACCAGGGCTCACGGCACGGCCAGAGGGAGGAGAGCCAGCCCACGAACGCATCTCACGCACCAAAGCAAAGCAAGAGGCAGCCGGCGAAACCACGTGGAAGAAGACGCCCCCGTGGCGGCGGCGTCGACGACGAGACGCACCCATCAAGCAATGATCTTTATGTTATCATCTATTTTGCAGGATGGCTAAGGACGCTAGGGGAGGCCTTGCACCAGGAGGAACGCCCCATGAGGCGACGGCGCGCCCACGGCCGCGCAATCGCAAACCATACACCAGATGTGAtggacgaggaggaagaggtgccggcgacggcggcggtctgCCCACGGCGAGCATGCAGGCGTCGGAGGAGATGAAGAAACGGAAGCAGACCAAGCCCCGCTAACTAATTCTATTTGTTACTATGTCTTTCATCCATCAGGTTCTACACGAGAAGAACAACCGGAAGAAGGAGGCGGAGTCCTGCACACACAAACATCCGGAGAGAAGACAAGGCGAAGACGCGCCCCTGGTGGCAGCGTCGAGGAGATCGGAGGGCGCGCCCTTGCGGCCGCGCGTGCGCCAAGGGGCACCCAGCCGAGATAGAGGCGCAAGCACACATGGGAGACTCGTCCATGGCGGCGATATGCTGCAGGGTGCGTCGCACACGACGAGCATACCGGGCTCGAGATGCATGCACATGCAACAACCTTCTTCTTTTCATTTCCTTAGCAGGTGCAGGTTCCTCGGAAACGGAAGAGAGACCACGCCTCACGCACGCACCAGGAGGCACCAGGAGGGATAGCAATCCAGGAGGCGACGGCGCCGGGCAGGAAGAGACGCCGGCCATGACGGTGGCCTGACCATGGTGAGCATGCAGGCGCCTGAGGAGATGAAGAAACGGGAGCAGACCAAGCCCCGCTGGCTAATTTTATTTGTTAAACTATATGTCTTTCATCTAGCAGGTGCTATGGGAGAAAAGACCAAGAGAGGAGATGCGCCGTAGCGGCAGCGTCGAGAAGGTCGAGACAAAGATGGCAGCCTGCCGAGACAGATGCGCCCATGGCGGCGGCTCGCTCGCTGCGGTGCAAGTACACGCGCGAGAAGACCGGCGAGAggatgcggcggcggcagcggcagagaCACCTCTCCGAGCTCGACGACGGCAACGGCAACACACACGAGGCCGTTTCGTGTAGTCAAGCTAGCTCGTCTTGAATTGCATGGCACATGCATGCAAGGGCACGTACGACGTGTGCTTTTCTCTTCAGTGGCtcgttccttttcttttcttaaaACACCAGATCGCATCAAGAGGAATCCAAGCAACAAACACCCGAGAAGAAGAGAGATCGGACAGGGGTTCACGCACGGGGAGAGGCATGCACGCGTAGATGCCACAAAGCCGCCGCCCTTCACAAGGCACACATCCACCATAGCTCACGCAcggagagagggaaggagggacACAGCCATCACGCAGCACCATATCCATCCGTCACCGGCGCACTCGCCAGCCACCAAGCACCACATCCATCCGTCACCGGCGCACTCGCCGGCCACCAAGCACGCATCCATCCACCGCACGGCAAATCCCTTCACGAAACACCAGAGGTAAAACGCATCTTGCAGGAACGCAGTGCAACGGAGATCGACGGCCATCCGTGCAAGGGTGGCAAGGAATTCAACAACATAGACACCAAGCTCACGTTTGTAGACGGTGAGATGACCATCTAATTTGTCTCTTGCCTCTCTCCCTCACCTCCAACATGTGTCGGTCACCGGAGATAACGCTCGTGTGATCCTGTCGCCGCTGCCGAAGGACTTCACCAGAACAAAAACTGCATCGACACCATCGGAGTTTGTCAACGCCAAGCCTTTCATTTTCAGGTGTCATGTTCTTGGCTGGAGATGACTCGGGAGCAGCCGGAGCTCGCCAACGACGCAGCCCAACCTCCAGCCCCGGTGCTCTACCATGGCGGTCTACATGTCCCCGGCGAACAAGCCACTATATGCAGGTTACCGGTGCACAGGTCCATGCCATTCCGATCGTGGTGCACAGGTTTGGTGTCTTGCTTCCTGGAAGAGACGGCGAGACGGGACCGGAGCTCGCTGACGACGCAGCCCGAGACCCGCCTTTCCCTTCGTGGCGTACAGATCCTCGACGGAACCAGTATCCACAACGACGCGACTCACGACATGCTCCTCCTTCATGAGGCGCGCATCCCCGATGGATAGTTCAATGGCGAACAGATCATAGGCATACAGGTTTTGCATCACGCTCTTGGAGGAGACGGCATGGCGAAACCGGAGCTCGCTGACAACACAGCCCGAGACCCGCCTTTCCCTTCATGGCGTACAGATCCTTGACGGAACCAGTGTCCGCAACGACGCGGCCCATGACCGTCCCATCCTTCATGAGGTGCATGTCCCCGATGGACAGGTCAATGGAGAACATATTACAGGTGTACATGTTTTGCACCACGTTTTTTAGAGAAGACAGTGTGGCGGAATCAGAGCCCGTTGACGACACAGCCCGGGACATGCTCCCCCCTTCATGGCGAATAGATCTTTGTTTCGAACTAGAGTTTGCATCGACGTAGTACAAGACCGGTCCCTCCTTCGAGAGTGCACCGACCGTGGCGAACAGGTCCTTGGCGTACAGGTCCACGGCGTCGGCGGCATACAGGTCACCCTTTGGCATAGCACCATCCCAAGGCGATGCGACATCTACAACACCACCTTTCCACGGCCTCGTGAGGTGGCCCCCCTTTTGTCTTGGCGGACCGCCGAATACTCGTCGTCTAACCAAGACGAGGCGCCAACCACCTCGGCCACGCCAATGTGAGCGCGTACAGGTCCACGGCGTCGGCGGCATACAGGTCACCCTTTGGCGTAGCACCATCCCAAGGCAACGTGGCATCTACAACGCGACCTTTCCACGGCCTCGTGAGGCGGCCCCCTTTTGTCTTGGCGGACCGCCGAATACTCGTCGTCTAGCCAAGACGAGGCGCCAACCACCCCGGCCACGCCCATGTGAGCGCGCGTTAGTTTTTACACTGACGCCGGTCTCCCCAAACCATTACTCCCGCAAGGTGTAGCCCCTCGCACACCCTGATGAAGTAACCGGTTATCGAGAAGTCTAAGCCGAGCGCGACCCATGCTACCCCAACACCAACTACTCTAACGCCACCAAGACTGACGAGGCATGACGGTGAGGGCGGGCGCGGGCACCGCTAAGGCCACTCTACATATGGcgcgtgtaccgacgaggacacgggtTCTGCCACCGCCCATACACAccaccatcatcatgcatggagaacacgaagcgaagacgacgacgacgacgaccacacggcttaatcggaggtatcccgcggagcaacccgcgggagtaaataaccgggagccttccgatgccccgggaaccaggagaccgcaaTCGCCACAGTCAGGCcggccgcgctagtaggccacggagcgcacTTTTTGTttatgggatcttgtaattttgtttcTCCAATGAGATTAATGAA
The sequence above is drawn from the Triticum aestivum cultivar Chinese Spring chromosome 7A, IWGSC CS RefSeq v2.1, whole genome shotgun sequence genome and encodes:
- the LOC123146941 gene encoding pterocarpan synthase 1; translated protein: MAAARCSSFPALCVVVVVVVVLIGGGGAESAADQEGLKIHLHFYFHEVNAGTPNATVLNVASLHRNSSTFGDLNVFDNALRAGPDPASRLVGRAQGLALHASLDESGGLTAITFAFSDYGAYSGSTLATLGHIGVSGPAERSIVGGTGKLRFARGYMVSSLLSSTDTSIVVVFDMYFTLAR